In Nostoc sp. CENA543, a single genomic region encodes these proteins:
- a CDS encoding methyl-accepting chemotaxis protein encodes MFHKTNMAESGDSENEQSFIVNPQNTTSIVKLPSVSQNQKNSRNVVNNLVNYVQRLSLKTKAVILAIAIGTIPIVTIGAIAYNLLNKSITQQVTKTQQDEAASVANTVNRYILERYQDIQTLANLPFLTNVQVRNVTTDAQKQALLNQILQVNPNYDSIAVFDTEGRVIVQSTGEPLDTEKYQTYFQTTIQKNTPVISQPDTKNLYLAAPVKDAVTDETIAVVRARLPIKSLETAMKNYVANGYTYSLLDSSGKVFLSTDQKLLGNSAKTAKPELASLLTRQKADSLINNGKLYSFVPSPLLEGLPNLNWQVLLTTDATVVWQPQRQLLWIIVIGAVITDAVVGAIAAWLAKRSLEHLNTANAALTKLSGGEFDTRVEVKTTDELGVLAANINQVGTHLQILAKQRTIITHDLSSEGQAALQMQLLELLSNVEGAARGDLTVRADVTTGEIGTVADFFNSIVESLRDIVTQVKQAANQLNTAIGSNEGAIRQLAEASLIQAAEINRTLDAVDNMTHSMQAVANSAQQAAVVATHAANTAMKSGQAMDLTVQNILSLRETVGETSRKVRRLGEASQQISRVVSIINQIATQTNLLAINASIEAARAGEEGQGFAVVAEEIGELAARSASATQEIEYIVENIQRETSEVVQSIEIGTTQVVAGTQIVEEAKQSLSQILEVSQQIDSLIQSISSATVSQVETSQTVNKLMQDIAKLSKRTSDSSHLVAQSLQQTVTISHQLQETVGTFKVS; translated from the coding sequence ATGTTTCATAAAACTAACATGGCTGAGAGTGGAGATTCAGAAAATGAACAATCATTTATTGTGAATCCCCAAAATACAACTAGTATAGTTAAACTACCTAGTGTGTCTCAGAATCAGAAAAATAGTCGTAATGTTGTCAATAATTTAGTGAATTATGTGCAGCGATTGAGTTTAAAAACCAAAGCTGTAATTTTAGCGATCGCTATCGGCACAATACCTATAGTTACTATCGGTGCGATCGCCTATAATTTGCTCAATAAATCTATCACGCAGCAAGTCACCAAGACGCAACAAGACGAGGCCGCATCTGTAGCCAACACAGTTAATCGATACATTCTAGAACGTTATCAAGATATTCAAACTCTAGCCAATTTACCCTTCTTAACGAATGTTCAAGTAAGAAACGTTACCACGGATGCCCAAAAGCAAGCACTCCTCAATCAAATTCTCCAAGTTAATCCTAACTATGACAGCATTGCTGTATTTGATACAGAAGGTAGAGTCATTGTTCAGTCTACCGGCGAACCATTAGATACAGAAAAATATCAGACTTATTTTCAAACAACAATCCAAAAAAATACACCTGTTATTAGTCAACCAGACACAAAAAATCTTTACCTAGCTGCACCAGTAAAAGATGCAGTCACCGATGAAACTATTGCTGTGGTGAGAGCGCGTTTGCCTATCAAATCTCTCGAAACGGCGATGAAAAATTATGTCGCTAATGGTTACACCTACAGTTTACTAGACTCATCAGGCAAAGTTTTTCTGAGTACAGATCAAAAATTATTAGGCAACTCAGCCAAAACTGCCAAGCCTGAATTAGCCTCACTTTTAACTCGTCAAAAAGCTGATAGTCTGATTAACAATGGTAAACTTTATAGTTTTGTCCCATCACCATTACTAGAAGGTTTACCTAACCTAAATTGGCAAGTTTTATTAACTACAGATGCCACAGTTGTGTGGCAACCCCAAAGACAATTACTCTGGATTATAGTAATTGGTGCAGTAATTACCGATGCTGTAGTAGGTGCGATCGCAGCTTGGTTAGCCAAACGTAGTTTAGAACATCTTAATACAGCTAACGCCGCCTTAACTAAGCTCAGTGGCGGGGAATTTGACACCCGCGTAGAAGTCAAAACCACAGATGAATTAGGAGTTTTAGCGGCTAACATCAACCAAGTCGGCACACATTTGCAGATTTTAGCCAAACAAAGAACTATTATCACCCACGACTTGAGCAGCGAAGGACAAGCAGCACTACAAATGCAACTGTTAGAACTCCTCAGTAACGTCGAAGGCGCAGCTAGAGGTGATTTAACAGTCCGCGCCGACGTAACAACCGGAGAAATCGGTACTGTCGCCGACTTTTTCAACTCCATTGTCGAAAGTCTCCGCGATATCGTTACCCAAGTCAAGCAAGCTGCAAATCAATTAAATACAGCCATTGGTTCTAATGAAGGCGCAATTCGCCAACTTGCAGAAGCATCTCTCATCCAAGCGGCGGAAATCAACCGCACTCTAGATGCAGTAGATAACATGACTCATTCCATGCAGGCTGTAGCCAATAGCGCGCAGCAAGCCGCCGTTGTCGCCACCCATGCAGCCAACACCGCCATGAAAAGCGGGCAAGCAATGGATTTAACCGTGCAGAATATTCTATCTTTACGAGAAACCGTCGGTGAAACCTCCAGAAAAGTCCGACGCTTAGGGGAAGCTTCACAACAGATTTCCCGCGTAGTCTCCATCATTAACCAAATTGCCACCCAAACCAACCTCCTAGCCATTAACGCCAGTATTGAAGCCGCACGCGCCGGAGAAGAAGGACAAGGTTTTGCCGTAGTTGCCGAAGAAATCGGCGAATTAGCCGCCAGAAGTGCATCAGCTACCCAAGAAATTGAATATATAGTAGAAAACATTCAAAGAGAAACCAGCGAAGTAGTACAATCCATTGAAATTGGTACTACCCAAGTAGTGGCAGGTACGCAAATCGTTGAAGAAGCCAAGCAAAGCCTCAGTCAGATTTTAGAAGTATCACAGCAAATCGACTCACTAATTCAGTCAATTTCCTCCGCCACAGTTTCCCAAGTAGAAACCTCACAAACCGTCAACAAACTCATGCAAGACATCGCCAAGTTGTCAAAACGCACCAGTGACTCCTCCCACCTAGTCGCCCAATCTCTGCAACAAACTGTAACAATTTCCCATCAGTTACAGGAAACTGTGGGGACGTTTAAGGTGAGTTAG
- a CDS encoding response regulator, giving the protein MSKNKELEIQMQFLEEATDYINTLEGVLLEIDTSHRIDAEKINGALRAAHSIKGGAAMMGFKTLSDLAHRLEDSFKVLKTSKKSLVIDTQLQNSLLAAVDWLRQIVTLLGEGNAIEEQWLATFCYPVFDELHSRLGDPTPEDAATILSTDEGQDIVPLLFETEVNECLERLESLLAAPDELDLQTEVATLAAELGGLGEMLQLTAFTQLCESIRLHIENAAGDRIPQIANLALKSWRRSQALVLTNQRDNLPNTLALDDLATLSQAPEIQPVISSEPVELPNFDDPDTELVTADLVYQNDHINHELAAVDFASINTLFAEETTPETSSIEAKNEPAIVNKDREYQQENSVRIPTKQLEQINDLFGELIVQRNGVNSQLERLRKLVRNLNQRVRTLERENQELRTAYQQMSARNFISASQSSTQNGEHPHSELHLRSQSVMETIVQVQEVSTDIQLSVDDTDQIARKLNKTSKQLQTKLNHIRMRPISDLVERFPRAIRDLNVEYGKNVQLQVKGGDTLIERSILEALNDPLMHLLRNAFDHGIEEPATRRSLGKPEQGLIEIIATHQNNRTLITMRDDGRGIPIDKIRSRAMTMGIDEALLTQATDEELLSLIFEPGFSTSEQVTALSGRGVGMDVVRNNLKLVRGDIKVDTKPGVGTTFTLSVPFTLSMARVLLVESNKMLLAFPTDVVAELFLLQPEHIISTSGSEVINWQGATLPLIRLGNYLQFNCPRYDSPELETPPAINATSVLIIPGNQPVAIQVDRCWGEQEVAIRQVEGNIPLPPGFSNCTILGDGRVVSLVNTNELLYWIANHQSTSRNHSLPSTRLKTPFLFFHSSQPPAPDRESKGTILIIDDSMNVRRFLALTLEKGGYQVEQAKDGQDAWEKLSNGLQVEGIICDIEMPRLDGYGFLDKVNSNSTTKNIPVVMLTSRSSNKHKQMAMQLGARAYFSKPYNEQELLRTLEEIISNVPTTAKSH; this is encoded by the coding sequence ATGTCCAAAAATAAAGAATTAGAAATCCAGATGCAATTTCTGGAAGAAGCCACAGATTATATTAATACCCTGGAAGGGGTGTTATTAGAAATTGATACTAGTCACCGCATTGATGCTGAGAAAATTAATGGTGCTTTGAGGGCAGCTCACTCGATTAAAGGGGGGGCAGCTATGATGGGTTTTAAAACTTTGAGTGATTTAGCCCATCGTTTAGAAGACTCTTTTAAGGTTTTAAAAACTAGTAAAAAATCTTTAGTAATTGATACGCAATTGCAAAATTCTCTGCTCGCTGCTGTGGATTGGTTGCGGCAAATTGTGACTTTACTAGGAGAAGGAAACGCCATTGAAGAGCAATGGTTAGCAACTTTTTGTTATCCGGTTTTTGATGAATTACATAGTCGTCTCGGCGATCCCACTCCAGAAGATGCAGCGACTATTTTATCTACAGATGAGGGGCAAGATATTGTTCCCTTGCTGTTTGAAACAGAAGTAAATGAATGTTTAGAGCGTTTAGAATCTTTGTTAGCAGCACCAGACGAACTAGATTTACAAACAGAAGTTGCTACTCTGGCGGCGGAATTGGGCGGTTTAGGGGAAATGTTGCAACTGACGGCTTTTACTCAACTATGTGAATCGATTAGATTGCATATAGAAAATGCAGCAGGCGATCGCATTCCCCAAATTGCCAATTTAGCATTAAAATCATGGCGGCGATCGCAAGCTTTAGTATTAACTAATCAACGGGATAATTTACCAAATACACTGGCTCTCGATGATTTAGCGACTCTCTCTCAAGCACCGGAAATTCAGCCTGTCATCTCTTCTGAGCCTGTCGAATTACCTAATTTTGATGACCCGGATACAGAGTTAGTTACAGCCGATTTAGTTTACCAAAATGACCATATCAATCATGAATTAGCCGCCGTTGATTTTGCTAGTATTAATACTTTATTCGCCGAAGAAACCACACCAGAAACTTCTAGCATAGAGGCAAAGAATGAGCCTGCAATTGTGAATAAAGATAGGGAATATCAACAAGAAAATTCCGTGAGAATTCCTACCAAACAATTAGAGCAAATTAACGATTTATTTGGCGAATTAATTGTGCAGCGCAATGGCGTGAATTCACAATTAGAAAGACTACGCAAATTAGTGCGGAATTTAAATCAGCGTGTGCGGACATTAGAGCGAGAAAACCAAGAATTGCGGACAGCCTATCAGCAAATGTCTGCAAGGAATTTTATCTCGGCAAGCCAGTCCTCAACCCAAAATGGAGAACACCCCCATTCTGAGTTACACTTGCGATCGCAATCTGTGATGGAAACCATTGTCCAAGTCCAAGAAGTCTCCACTGACATACAACTGAGTGTAGACGACACCGACCAGATTGCACGCAAACTCAATAAAACATCCAAACAACTCCAAACTAAACTCAACCATATCCGAATGCGTCCCATTTCGGATTTAGTCGAGCGTTTTCCCAGAGCTATCCGCGATTTAAATGTCGAATACGGCAAAAATGTCCAGTTACAAGTCAAAGGTGGCGATACTCTCATCGAACGCAGCATCTTAGAAGCATTAAATGACCCACTCATGCACCTATTGCGAAACGCCTTCGATCATGGTATCGAAGAACCAGCCACCCGTCGCTCCCTCGGTAAACCAGAACAAGGTTTAATTGAAATTATTGCCACTCACCAAAATAATCGTACCCTCATTACTATGCGTGATGATGGTCGGGGTATTCCCATAGACAAAATTCGCTCCCGTGCAATGACTATGGGGATAGACGAAGCCTTACTCACTCAAGCCACCGACGAGGAACTATTATCACTCATCTTTGAACCAGGGTTCAGCACCTCCGAGCAAGTCACCGCCTTATCTGGCCGTGGTGTGGGGATGGATGTCGTGCGTAATAACCTGAAACTCGTGCGTGGCGACATTAAAGTTGATACTAAACCAGGTGTGGGAACGACCTTTACCCTATCCGTACCGTTTACTTTATCTATGGCGCGAGTCTTGTTAGTAGAAAGCAACAAGATGCTGTTAGCCTTCCCCACGGATGTCGTCGCAGAACTATTTTTACTCCAACCGGAACACATTATCTCTACTTCTGGTAGTGAAGTGATTAACTGGCAAGGTGCTACACTACCATTAATTCGTCTCGGTAATTACCTACAGTTTAACTGTCCGCGCTACGATAGCCCAGAACTAGAAACTCCCCCCGCCATCAATGCTACTAGCGTATTGATTATCCCTGGAAATCAACCAGTCGCCATTCAAGTAGACCGATGCTGGGGTGAGCAAGAAGTAGCCATTCGCCAAGTCGAAGGTAATATTCCCCTACCCCCAGGTTTTAGTAACTGCACCATTTTAGGAGATGGGCGGGTAGTATCTTTAGTCAATACCAACGAATTGTTATATTGGATTGCTAATCATCAATCTACCTCCAGAAACCATTCATTACCATCAACAAGATTAAAAACACCGTTCCTATTTTTCCATAGCAGTCAACCACCAGCACCCGATAGAGAATCGAAAGGGACAATTTTAATCATTGATGACTCAATGAATGTACGGCGTTTCTTAGCTCTCACTCTAGAAAAAGGTGGGTATCAAGTAGAACAGGCCAAAGACGGTCAAGACGCTTGGGAAAAGTTAAGTAATGGCTTACAGGTAGAAGGTATAATTTGTGATATTGAAATGCCTCGTCTTGATGGTTACGGCTTCCTAGATAAAGTAAATTCCAATAGCACAACTAAGAATATACCCGTGGTTATGCTGACATCTAGGAGTAGCAATAAGCATAAGCAAATGGCCATGCAACTAGGAGCGCGTGCTTATTTTTCCAAACCTTATAACGAGCAAGAACTACTCCGCACCTTAGAGGAAATTATTAGTAACGTCCCAACAACTGCTAAGTCTCATTAA